TTCGCGTTCACGGGACGGGGCAGGCGGGCGGCGTCAGACGAGGTACTCCATCAGGCGCGCGTCCCGCAGCACCGCCCGCGCCGAGATCTTCGTGTTCTTCTCGAGGCGGCTGGTCTTGAACTTGTTGGCCACGACGCCCACCATCACGCCGTGCTCGCCGGCCAGCAGCATCTCGGTCGCCTTGTGGCCGAGGCGGCTGGCCAGGATGCGGTCGTAGGCCGACGGCGAACCGCCCCGCTGCACGTGTCCGAGCACGACCATGCGCACCCCGCGCGAGAGGCGTTCCCGCAGTTCGAAGGTGACGTACGAGGCCTTGCCGGCGCCCTCGGCGACGATGATGATCGCGTGCTGCTTGCCCCGCTCGTAGCCGTCGGCGATGCGCCGCGCCACGTCGTCGATGTTGTAGGGCACCTCCGGCAGCAGCACCTCCTCGGCGCCGGTGGCGATGGCCGTCTGGGCCGCGAGCAGGCCGTACGAGCGCCCCATGACCTCGATGACGAAGATGCGGCCGTGGCTGGTGGCCGTGTCGCGCACCTTGTCCACCGCGTCGATGGCCACGTTCAGGGCCGTGTCGAAGCCGATGCTGATGTCGGTCCCGGGAATGTCGTTGTCGATGGTGGCGGGCACCCCGACCACGGGCAGGCCGAACTCCTTCTCGAGCTTGGTGGCGCCCCGGAACGAGCCGTCGCCCCCGATGACCACCATGCCGTCGAGCTTGAGGCCCTTGAGCGTCTTGCCCACGGGGGCCGCCCCGGCCGCGGTGGCGAACTCCGGATAGCGGAAGGTGCGCAGGAAGGTGCCGCCCATGTGCAGGATGCCGCTCACGTCGTGGGGCGTGAGCTCGACGTGGTCGTTCTCCGCGAGACCGAGCCAGCCGCGCCGGATGCCGATCACCTGGACCCCGTGCCGCGACGCCGTCCGCACGACGGCCCGCACGGCCGGGTTCATGCCGGCCGAGTCGCCGCCGCCGGTCAGTACTCCGATGCGCTTCATTGCGATTCCTCACTCCCGGTCGAGTTGCGGGCGCGTCGCTGCTCGTGCCAGCGGCGGATGCGCGCCATGCGGTCGGCCAGCTCGGCCTCGAAGCCGCGCGAGCCGGGTTCGTAGAAGACGGCGCCCTGCAGCGCCTCCGGCAGGCAGTTCATCTCGCCGACGCCCGCCTCGGTGTCGTGGGCGTAGACGTAGCCGTCGCCGTGGCCGAGGGACTTCATCAGGCGGGTCGGCGCGTTGCGCAGATGCAGGGGGACGGGCGGGTTGTGCCCCCGCGCGACCTCCCGCTTCGCCTGCTTGTAGCCCTTGTACAGGGCATTGCTCTTGGGCGCAAGCGCCATGTAGACCACGGCCTCGGCCAGGGCCAGTTCACCCTCGGGCAGCCCGATGAAGTGCACGGCGTCGCGGGCCGCGAGGGCCACCGCCAGGGCGTGCGGATCGGCGAGTCCGATGTCCTCGCTGGCGAAGCGCACCACGCGCCGCGCCACGTAGAGCGGGTCCTCGCCGCCCTCGAGCATGCGGGCCAGCCAGTACACGGCCGCATTCACGTCGCTGTTGCGCATGCTCTTGTGCAGGGCCGAGATGATGTTGAAGTGCTCCTCGCCGCCCTTGTCGTAGCGGGCGGCGCGGGTCTGGATGTAGCGCGTCACCCGCGCCGCGTCCACCGGGTCGTCGGCCGTCGCGCCCGCGCCGTCGGCGGTGGCGGCCAGCGCGACGGTCTCGAGCTGGCCGAGGGCCGCCCGGGCGTCGCCCTCGCTCATCGCGGCGAGCAGGTCCAGGGCGTCGTCGGCCAGGTTCACCGCGCCGGCGAGGCCGCGCCCATCGGCGAGGGCCCGCTCGAGCAGGTCCCGGACGTCGGCCGGGGCGAGGGGCGACAGCACGAACAGCCGCGTGCGCGAGATGAGCGCGCTGTTCACCTCGAAGCTCGGGTTCTCGGTCGTGGCCCCGATCAGGGTCACGTCCCCGCGCTCGACCCAGGGCAGCAGCGCGTCCTGCTGGGCCTTGTTGAAGCGATGGATCTCGTCGAGGAAGAGGATCGTGCGGCGGCCGGTGGCGCGCTTCAGCTTCTCGGCCTCGGCCATGACGGCCTTGAGCTCCTTCGAGCCCACGGCCACGGCGCTGAACTCCAGGAAGCGCGCGCCGGCGTGTCC
This bacterium DNA region includes the following protein-coding sequences:
- a CDS encoding replication-associated recombination protein A, whose product is MSADLFHPGDPADGDATPPPADAPLADRMRPVRLDEVVGQSDLVGPGGPLRLLLDGDQLPSLLLWGPPGCGKTTLARLVAGHAGARFLEFSAVAVGSKELKAVMAEAEKLKRATGRRTILFLDEIHRFNKAQQDALLPWVERGDVTLIGATTENPSFEVNSALISRTRLFVLSPLAPADVRDLLERALADGRGLAGAVNLADDALDLLAAMSEGDARAALGQLETVALAATADGAGATADDPVDAARVTRYIQTRAARYDKGGEEHFNIISALHKSMRNSDVNAAVYWLARMLEGGEDPLYVARRVVRFASEDIGLADPHALAVALAARDAVHFIGLPEGELALAEAVVYMALAPKSNALYKGYKQAKREVARGHNPPVPLHLRNAPTRLMKSLGHGDGYVYAHDTEAGVGEMNCLPEALQGAVFYEPGSRGFEAELADRMARIRRWHEQRRARNSTGSEESQ
- the pfkA gene encoding 6-phosphofructokinase; amino-acid sequence: MKRIGVLTGGGDSAGMNPAVRAVVRTASRHGVQVIGIRRGWLGLAENDHVELTPHDVSGILHMGGTFLRTFRYPEFATAAGAAPVGKTLKGLKLDGMVVIGGDGSFRGATKLEKEFGLPVVGVPATIDNDIPGTDISIGFDTALNVAIDAVDKVRDTATSHGRIFVIEVMGRSYGLLAAQTAIATGAEEVLLPEVPYNIDDVARRIADGYERGKQHAIIIVAEGAGKASYVTFELRERLSRGVRMVVLGHVQRGGSPSAYDRILASRLGHKATEMLLAGEHGVMVGVVANKFKTSRLEKNTKISARAVLRDARLMEYLV